A stretch of the Capsicum annuum cultivar UCD-10X-F1 chromosome 8, UCD10Xv1.1, whole genome shotgun sequence genome encodes the following:
- the LOC107857198 gene encoding bax inhibitor 1-like, with protein MTFFSRAMNAVKAYFKRGWRVGDLKHEGKIQPHAHKCLKKIYFTLFCALLSSTIGSFFHLIWDVGGLVTVLTTAGTILVFFTTSPLLVTRRFWLLVTAAFLFGASVGLLTEYLFGIEQGFVFSYLVGTTIGIGTFWLGAKLTTQGSLFIWCQFVSFILIYIWLLIASDIFGGHIAHWIGQVSLVLVCYMGYFVVYSKEVVYDALYEYRMDSVYRAFTHWFHLPAILVHYITVRLAAVIEG; from the exons ATGACGTTCTTCTCTAGGGCGATGAATGCTGTGAAAGCGTACTTCAAAAGGGGTTGGAGAGTAGGAGACCTGAAGCATGAAGGGAAAATTCAGCCACACGCGCACAAATGCTTGAAGAAG ATATATTTTACCCTTTTCTGTGCGCTGTTGAGCTCTACTATTGGATCCTTCTTCCATTTGATCTGGGACGTGGGTGGGTTGGTCACTGTTCTTACTACTGCTGGGACTATTCTCGTCTTTTTCACTACATCGCCATTACTAGTG ACGAGGAGGTTCTGGTTGTTGGTGACTGCTGCCTTTCTCTTCGGTGCTTCTGTTGGACTTCTTACCGAATATCTCTTTGGAATTGAGCAAGG CTTTGTTTTCAGCTATCTGGTAGGTACAACAATAGGCATTGGTACTTTTTGGTTGGGAGCCAAGTTAACAACGCAGGGGAGCCTGTTTATCTGGTGCCAGTTTGTCTCTTTTATCCTGATTTACATCTGGCTTCTCATTGCTTCTGACATCTTTGGCGGTCACATTGCTCATTGGATTGGACAG GTATCGTTGGTGCTTGTGTGTTACATGGGGTACTTTGTGGTATACAGCAAAGAGGTGGTGTATGATGCTCTTTATGAATATCGCATGGATTCTGTATACCGTGCATTCACCCACTGGTTCCATTTACCAGCTATATTAGTCCATTATATCACGGTACGCTTGGCTGCAGTAATTGAGGGCTAG
- the LOC107860526 gene encoding bax inhibitor 1-like has product MKFFSQTGINVVKAYFKRNWKREDLTNKGKILVDAHICLKKIYLTLFCALLSSTIGSFFHLIWDVGGLFTFLTAAGTIFVLFTTSILLVRRRVLLLMTVAYFIGASVGLFTRYLFGIDQGVVFSYLVSITISFGTFWLGSMLTRRRSLYGRCLLVSDILMLVWLLIASDIFGGHTARWILLVYFVLVCYTGYFVVYSKEVMSDARFGDVDFVDRAFTHLFHLPAILGHYIPLRLAAVTENYKQKKL; this is encoded by the exons atgaaGTTCTTCTCTCAGACGGGGATAAATGTTGTGAAAGCTTACTTCAAACGGAATTGGAAAAGAGAAGATCTAACAAATAAAGGGAAAATTCTCGTAGACGCTCACATATGCTTGAAGAAG ATTTATCTTACCCTTTTCTGTGCCCTGTTGAGCTCTACTATTGGATCCTTCTTCCATTTGATCTGGGACGTAGGGGGCTTGTTCACTTTCCTTACTGCTGCTGGGACTATTTTCGTCCTTTTCACTACATCGATATTACTAGTG AGGAGGAGGGTCTTATTGTTGATGACTGTTGCCTATTTCATTGGGGCTTCGGTTGGCCTTTTTACCAGATATCTCTTCGGAATTGATCAAGG AGTTGTTTTCAGCTATTTGGTTAGTATAACAATAAGCTTTGGTACTTTCTGGTTGGGATCGATGTTAACAAGGCGCAGGAGCCTATATGGCCGTTGCCTGCTTGTCTCTGATATCCTAATGCTCGTATGGCTTCTCATTGCTTCTGACATCTTTGGCGGCCACACTGCTCGTTGGATTCTACTG GTATATTTTGTGCTTGTATGTTACACGGGGTACTTTGTGGTATACAGCAAAGAGGTGATGTCTGATGCTCGTTTTGGAGATGTGGATTTTGTAGACCGCGCATTCACCCACTTGTTCCATTTACCAGCCATATTAGGCCATTATATTCCGCTACGCTTGGCTGCAGTAACTGAGAACTACAAACAGAAAAAGCTTTGA